One part of the Bradyrhizobium sp. CB1650 genome encodes these proteins:
- a CDS encoding SDR family oxidoreductase, translated as MQKRNATVAVIGAGDFIGSEIAKKFASEGFTIFAGRRNGDKLAPLVKEIEAAGGEIHARSLDARKEEEVISFLNDADKHAPLEVCIFNIGANVNFPILETTERVFRKVWEMACYSGFLAGREAARLMLSRGAGNIFFTGATASLRGGSGYAAFASAKFGLRAVAQAMARELGPKNIHVAHLIIDSGVDTEWVRQRRIEALGPGALDNPDLLMPPASVAASYWQLYQQPKSAWTFELEIRPFGEKW; from the coding sequence ATGCAGAAGAGAAACGCGACTGTTGCTGTGATCGGTGCCGGCGACTTTATCGGCAGCGAGATCGCCAAGAAATTCGCTTCCGAAGGATTTACGATCTTCGCGGGACGGCGCAATGGCGACAAGCTCGCGCCCCTGGTCAAGGAGATCGAGGCCGCCGGTGGCGAGATCCACGCTCGTTCGCTGGATGCGCGCAAGGAGGAGGAGGTTATCTCCTTCCTCAACGACGCCGACAAGCATGCGCCGCTGGAGGTCTGCATCTTCAACATTGGCGCCAACGTCAACTTTCCAATTCTGGAGACCACCGAACGCGTGTTCCGGAAGGTCTGGGAGATGGCTTGTTATTCCGGCTTCCTGGCCGGCCGCGAGGCGGCGCGGCTGATGCTGTCCCGCGGGGCCGGCAACATCTTCTTCACCGGCGCGACCGCTTCCTTGCGAGGTGGCAGCGGCTACGCGGCATTCGCCAGCGCAAAATTTGGCCTGCGCGCGGTGGCGCAAGCGATGGCGCGCGAACTGGGACCCAAGAACATCCATGTCGCGCACCTCATCATTGATTCCGGCGTCGACACGGAATGGGTTCGGCAGCGCCGCATCGAGGCCCTTGGCCCGGGCGCGCTGGATAACCCCGATTTGCTGATGCCGCCGGCATCGGTTGCCGCGTCCTACTGGCAGCTTTACCAGCAGCCGAAGAGCGCCTGGACCTTCGAGCTGGAAATCCGCCCCTTCGGCGAGAAGTGGTAG